In Pseudobacter ginsenosidimutans, the following are encoded in one genomic region:
- a CDS encoding DinB family protein, protein MVRTATAQVITARQVLDQWQGHRRLTRRVIAAFPEKELFEFSIGGMRSFALMAEEMIKMSGPGVKGLATGIWEKLEWREQTYKTKDELLKAWDDTTETIEEIWNKIPPYRFQDNDLAFGEYEGPLYGTLLYFIDNEVHHRGQGYVYLRALGIEPPAFWMR, encoded by the coding sequence ATGGTACGCACAGCAACCGCCCAGGTAATTACAGCCCGTCAGGTATTGGATCAATGGCAGGGACATAGACGTCTCACCCGGCGTGTAATTGCAGCATTTCCTGAAAAAGAATTGTTCGAGTTCAGCATTGGAGGCATGCGTTCCTTCGCACTGATGGCAGAAGAGATGATCAAGATGAGCGGCCCCGGCGTAAAAGGGCTTGCTACCGGCATCTGGGAAAAACTGGAATGGAGGGAACAGACCTACAAAACAAAAGATGAACTGCTCAAGGCATGGGACGATACCACCGAAACCATCGAAGAGATCTGGAACAAGATCCCACCCTATCGCTTCCAGGACAATGATCTGGCCTTCGGCGAGTATGAGGGACCGTTATATGGTACACTTTTGTATTTTATCGATAATGAAGTGCATCACCGCGGCCAGGGATATGTGTACCTGCGAGCGCTGGGCATTGAGCCACCGGCATTCTGGATGAGATAA
- a CDS encoding 4-hydroxy-3-methylbut-2-enyl diphosphate reductase, which yields MPAGTTPVSGAQISFERFLFPTFAGMKTFNVPVIYRSPLISAVKNKRKQQDKMKKDFTPTLLNFGPLQIFLARHFGFCYGVENAIEISFRTIEENPGKRIFLLSEMIHNPQVNADLIEKGVEFLQDTYGKQLIPFEQLTADDVVIIPAFGTTLAIEEKLNQLGIPTEKYNTTCPFVEKVWNRSEQIAKKGYSIVIHGKPKHEETRATFSHAAYNAPAVVVNDMKEAELLAAFITGTADPDEFYTLFAGRFSEGFDVTKDLQRIGVVNQTTQLATDTQAIADYLKQTISNHYDLDEKTIGERFADTRDTLCYATNDNQTAVTHMLHTPADMAIVVGGYNSSNSTHLVELCELKLPTYFINSEEKLINGKNILHYNYHQKDEQFVVDYLPASSPARILITSGASCPDALVEGVIRKLASFYGVENKVDELSQDF from the coding sequence ATGCCTGCCGGCACTACGCCTGTTAGTGGCGCACAGATAAGCTTTGAAAGATTCTTATTTCCTACCTTTGCCGGGATGAAAACCTTCAACGTTCCGGTCATTTACCGCAGTCCGCTTATCAGCGCTGTAAAGAACAAACGCAAGCAGCAGGATAAAATGAAGAAAGACTTCACGCCTACCCTGCTCAACTTCGGTCCTTTACAGATCTTCCTGGCGCGGCATTTCGGTTTCTGCTATGGCGTGGAAAATGCCATCGAGATTTCTTTCCGCACTATCGAAGAGAATCCCGGCAAACGCATTTTCCTCCTCAGCGAAATGATCCACAACCCGCAGGTGAATGCAGACCTGATCGAAAAGGGCGTTGAGTTTTTACAGGACACTTACGGGAAACAGCTCATCCCCTTCGAGCAGCTCACTGCTGATGATGTGGTGATCATCCCGGCCTTCGGCACTACGCTGGCCATTGAAGAAAAACTCAATCAGCTGGGCATCCCTACAGAAAAATACAATACTACCTGCCCGTTCGTGGAGAAGGTCTGGAACAGAAGCGAGCAGATCGCCAAAAAAGGCTACAGCATCGTGATCCACGGCAAACCGAAACATGAAGAAACCCGCGCCACATTTTCACACGCCGCTTACAATGCACCTGCAGTGGTGGTGAACGATATGAAGGAAGCAGAATTACTGGCCGCATTCATCACCGGCACTGCCGATCCTGATGAATTCTACACCCTGTTTGCAGGCCGCTTCTCTGAAGGTTTCGATGTAACCAAAGACCTGCAGCGTATCGGCGTGGTGAACCAAACCACACAGCTGGCCACCGATACACAGGCCATTGCCGATTACCTCAAACAAACCATCAGCAATCATTATGATCTCGATGAAAAGACTATCGGGGAACGATTTGCCGATACCCGCGATACGCTCTGCTACGCCACTAACGACAACCAGACCGCCGTTACACATATGCTCCACACTCCGGCCGATATGGCCATCGTGGTGGGCGGATACAATTCAAGCAACAGTACACACCTGGTAGAGCTCTGCGAGCTCAAACTGCCTACTTATTTCATCAACTCTGAAGAGAAACTGATCAACGGCAAGAATATCCTTCATTACAATTATCACCAGAAAGATGAGCAGTTTGTGGTGGACTATCTCCCTGCTTCTTCGCCTGCCAGGATCCTGATCACCAGCGGCGCCAGTTGCCCCGATGCACTGGTAGAAGGCGTGATCCGCAAACTGGCATCCTTCTACGGCGTTGAGAACAAAGTAGATGAGCTGTCGCAGGATTTCTGA
- the accC gene encoding acetyl-CoA carboxylase biotin carboxylase subunit codes for MFKKILIANRGEIALRVIRTCREMGIKTVAVYSTADKDSLHVKFADEAVCIGRPAGADSYLNIAHIMAAAEITNADGIHPGYGFLAENARFAEICGEHNIKFIGPTPDQIRSMGDKITAKETMIRAGVPVVPGGEGLLESLEEAKAMAKDIGYPIILKATAGGGGKGMRVVFKEEDLEHNYNTAKVEAGAAFKNDGIYMEKFVEEPRHIEIQIAGDRYGKVCHLSERDCSIQRRHQKLVEESPSPFMTEELRQRMGDAAIKAASAIGYESVGTIEFLVDKHRNFYFMEMNTRIQVEHCVTEEVTNFDLIKEQIKIAMGEPISGKNYEPQMHAIECRINAEDPYNDFRPSPGRITTLHQPGGHGIRIDSHVYAGYVIPPYYDSMIAKIIAVARTREEAINTMSRALSEYVIEGVKTTIPFHQQLMRNEDFRAGNFNTKFLEGFKMV; via the coding sequence ATGTTTAAAAAGATATTAATCGCTAATCGTGGAGAGATAGCCCTGCGGGTGATCCGTACCTGTCGTGAGATGGGTATCAAAACCGTAGCTGTTTATTCCACCGCAGACAAAGACAGCCTGCACGTTAAGTTTGCAGATGAAGCTGTTTGTATCGGCCGCCCTGCCGGTGCCGACAGTTATCTGAACATCGCACATATCATGGCCGCAGCCGAGATCACCAATGCGGATGGCATCCACCCGGGATATGGATTCCTGGCCGAGAATGCCCGCTTTGCGGAGATCTGCGGTGAACATAATATCAAATTCATCGGACCCACTCCTGATCAGATCCGCTCCATGGGAGATAAGATCACTGCCAAAGAAACCATGATCCGCGCAGGCGTACCCGTGGTTCCCGGTGGTGAAGGTCTGCTCGAAAGCCTCGAAGAAGCCAAGGCCATGGCGAAAGACATTGGCTATCCCATCATCCTCAAAGCTACTGCCGGTGGCGGTGGTAAAGGTATGAGGGTGGTATTCAAAGAAGAAGATCTGGAACATAACTACAATACTGCCAAAGTGGAAGCCGGCGCTGCTTTCAAGAATGACGGCATCTACATGGAGAAATTCGTGGAAGAGCCCCGTCACATCGAGATCCAGATCGCAGGCGACCGCTACGGAAAAGTTTGTCATCTCAGTGAGCGGGACTGCTCCATTCAGCGCCGTCACCAGAAACTGGTGGAAGAGTCTCCATCTCCTTTCATGACTGAAGAACTGCGTCAGCGCATGGGCGATGCGGCTATCAAAGCTGCTTCCGCAATCGGTTATGAGAGTGTGGGCACTATCGAGTTCCTGGTTGACAAGCATCGCAATTTCTACTTCATGGAAATGAACACACGTATCCAGGTAGAGCATTGCGTTACAGAAGAAGTGACCAACTTCGATCTCATCAAGGAACAGATCAAGATCGCTATGGGCGAGCCTATCAGCGGAAAGAACTACGAGCCCCAGATGCATGCCATCGAGTGCCGTATCAATGCCGAAGATCCCTATAACGATTTCCGTCCGAGCCCCGGCCGCATCACTACGCTGCATCAGCCCGGCGGTCACGGTATCCGCATCGATTCGCATGTGTACGCCGGTTATGTGATCCCTCCTTATTATGATTCTATGATCGCAAAGATCATTGCGGTTGCACGTACACGTGAGGAAGCCATCAACACCATGAGCCGCGCCCTCAGTGAATATGTGATCGAAGGAGTGAAAACAACCATTCCTTTCCATCAGCAACTGATGAGGAATGAAGATTTCCGCGCAGGAAACTTCAATACCAAATTCCTCGAAGGTTTCAAGATGGTATAA
- the accB gene encoding acetyl-CoA carboxylase biotin carboxyl carrier protein, which translates to MDFKQIQELIKMINKSNIGEVSIEEKGFKLTIKQKEEPAQNVIAAPVHAAMPAYAPPAVAAPQPAAASNPAAPATKAAEPAADNLITIKSPMIGTFYRSPAPGKPVFVEVGSEIAPGKVVCIIEAMKLFNEIESEVSGKIVKILVDDASPVEYDQPLFLVEPA; encoded by the coding sequence ATGGATTTTAAACAAATTCAGGAGTTGATCAAGATGATCAACAAATCCAACATCGGCGAAGTAAGCATCGAGGAGAAAGGATTCAAGCTGACCATCAAGCAGAAAGAAGAACCAGCCCAGAACGTAATTGCTGCCCCTGTGCATGCTGCCATGCCTGCCTATGCTCCACCTGCAGTAGCTGCACCCCAGCCTGCCGCCGCATCAAACCCAGCAGCTCCTGCAACCAAAGCTGCAGAACCCGCCGCAGACAACCTCATTACTATCAAGAGCCCGATGATAGGAACTTTCTACCGCAGCCCGGCCCCCGGCAAACCTGTATTTGTAGAAGTAGGCTCAGAAATTGCTCCCGGTAAAGTAGTCTGCATTATCGAGGCAATGAAACTCTTCAATGAAATTGAAAGCGAAGTATCCGGTAAAATCGTGAAAATCCTGGTGGACGACGCTTCACCGGTTGAATACGATCAGCCGCTGTTCCTCGTTGAACCTGCCTGA